The segment CTGCAAGGGCGTGAACGTACCGTAATCGTGATAGCTCTTCATGCGCGCCAGCGCCGCCACCAGATCGGCGTTGCCCACCATGAAGCCAATGCGCCAGCCGGCCATGTTGTAGCTCTTGGACAGGGTGAAGAACTCCACGGCGATGTCCTTGGCGCCCGGCACCTGCATGATGGATGGCGCCTTCCAGCCATCGAACACGATGTCCGCGTAGGCAAGGTCATGGACGACCAGGATGTCGTGTTTTTTCGCGAGGGCGATCACGCGTTCGAAGAAGTCCAGTTCCACGCACTGGGCGGTCGGATTGGACGGGAAACCCAGCACCATCATCTTGGGTTTCGGGTAACTGCCGCGGATGGCCTTTTCCAGTTCCTCGAAAAAATCCACCCCGGGGACCAGCGGCACCGAGCGGATCTGGGCGCCGGCGATGACCGCGCCATAGATATGAATCGGGTAGCTCGGGTCGGGCACAAGCACCGTATCGCCGCGATCCAGCGTCGCCAGCATCAGGTGTGCCAGCCCCTCCTTGGAACCGATGGTGACGATCGCCTCGCTGTCCGGATCGATCGCCACCCCGTAGCGCTCGTCGTACCAGCGGGCGATGGCCCGGCGCAGGCGGGGAATGCCGCGCGAGGCGGAATAGCCGTGGGTGTCCGGCCGCTGGGCGACTTCGGTCAGCTTGGCGA is part of the Paludibacterium paludis genome and harbors:
- the alaC gene encoding alanine transaminase, which gives rise to MSSQGQRRFARIDRLPPYVFNITAELKLAARRRGEDIIDLSMGNPDGATPAHIVAKLTEVAQRPDTHGYSASRGIPRLRRAIARWYDERYGVAIDPDSEAIVTIGSKEGLAHLMLATLDRGDTVLVPDPSYPIHIYGAVIAGAQIRSVPLVPGVDFFEELEKAIRGSYPKPKMMVLGFPSNPTAQCVELDFFERVIALAKKHDILVVHDLAYADIVFDGWKAPSIMQVPGAKDIAVEFFTLSKSYNMAGWRIGFMVGNADLVAALARMKSYHDYGTFTPLQVAAIAALEGDQQCVREIAEQYQRRRDVLHKGLAEAGWQVELPKASMYLWARIPEPYRALGSLEFAKRLLEKARVSVSPGIGFGDHGDDYVRFALIENENRIRQAVRGIKAMFKADGATPES